One genomic region from Maylandia zebra isolate NMK-2024a unplaced genomic scaffold, Mzebra_GT3a scaffold20, whole genome shotgun sequence encodes:
- the LOC143416141 gene encoding inverted formin-2-like isoform X3, which produces MATSTKWGAVKDQLTRGPATVTDGKVEANLENADPELCIRLLQVPTVVNYSGLQRRLEVSNQSWMVQFLELQGLDLLLEALEALSGRGCAHIADALLQLTCVSCVRTIMNSSAGLHFILDNEGYIRMLAQALDTSNVMVKMQLFQLLAALAVFDPRGHHLVFDALDNYKSLKKQQYRFSVIMNELHATDNILYMVTLLSMVNVLVLQEEELRRRHRVRQEFIGLQLLNLLPRLRETQDKDLNIQCDVFEDSLSEDMEEMERLYGGIDMSSHQQVFTMLYTMVSSHPSSVQLLSILQALLLVGPDRAEVWCALELLMDRATLLAQDAEVDSADHLLEKLLPRKTYSANLTIDRAVQTRLPDSPPSQSEALTKDAPTAPTAAALPPALPTSYAPPLPPPLPGAMTLPLPPPPLPPTPLPGAMAPLPPPPPPPPLPGAMAPPPLPGAGPPLPPSPPGDIRAETVQSLGRLYSSSAPNSSHTPCPTLRMKKLNWQKLPSRLVSGHESLWTSTSLDSMEPDYCSIEHLFSLPPTETKTRTKSKTEPKEVSFIDAKKSLNLNIFLKHFKCSHEDFVDLIRRGDRSKFDVEALKQFIKLLPEKHEVGNLKSHLAEQDKLASADQFYLQLIDLPSYSLRIECMLLCEESSCVLETMRLRAELLDRACQSVKESARLPVFCKLILSVGNFLNYGTHTGNAEGFKISTLLKLTETKANKSRVTLLHHILQEAEENHPDLLNLPDDLEICAKAAGLSLDSIQSETKTLNKRLKNSERSVSSSSDDMKEQYLSTIQESLQAVEQLQLLLSSVEEQRKHLSAYLCEDSSSFSLEELFSTIKAFRDLFLRTLKENEGHREQEKRRKRLEEGRKLREEAPTRKIIRTDMANWDEGCTVDNLLAEIRKGCRLRKTSPRAEPDGGVEDVTGPR; this is translated from the exons ATGGCAACCAGTACCAAATGGGGGGCGGTAAAGGACCAGTTGACCAGAGGCCCCGCCACAGTCACTGACGGCAAGGTGGAGGCCAATCTGGAGAACGCTGACCCCGAGCTCTGCATCCGACTGCTGCAG GTTCCCACAGTGGTGAACTACTCGGGTCTGCAGCGGCGGCTGGAGGTGAGTAATCAGTCATGGATGGTGCAGTTCCTTGAACTACAGGGTTTGGACCTCCTGCTGGAGGCGCTGGAGGCTCTGTCGGGCCGCGGCTGCGCCCACATCGCCgatgctctgctgcagctcACCTGCGTCAGCTGTGTCCGGACCATCATGAACTCGTCCGCAGGGCTGCATTTCATCCTGGACAACGAGGGCTACATCAGGATGCTGGCTCAAG CTCTCGACACGTCCAATGTCATGGTGAAGATGcagctgttccagctgctggctGCTCTTGCCGTCTTCGACCCTCGGGGACACCACCTCGTCTTCGATGCACTCGACAACTACAAG AGCCTGAAGAAGCAGCAGTATCGCTTCAGCGTGATCATGAATGAGCTTCACGCCACCGACAACATCCTCTACATGGTGACGCTGCTAAGTATGGTCAACGTCCTCGtgctgcaggaggaggagctgaggaGAAGGCACCGGGTGCGGCAGGAGTTCATCG GTCTGCAGCTGCTGAACCTGCTCCCCAGGCTCAG GGAGACGCAGGACAAGGACCTGAACATCCAGTGTGACGTGTTTGAAGACTCTCTGTCGGAGGACATGGAGGAGATGGAGAGGCTGTACGGAGGGATTGATATGAGCAGCCACCAGCAGGTCTTCACAATGCTCTACACCATG GTGTCCAGCCATCCATCCTCCGTGCAGCTGCTGTCCATCCTTCAGGCCTTGTTGCTGGTGGGTCCGGACAGAGCTGAGGTCTGGTGTGCTCTGGAGCTGCTGATGGATCGAGCCACCCTGCTGGCTCAGGATG CTGAGGTAGACTCTGCAGATCACCTGCTGGAGAAGCTCCTCCCCCGAAAGACTTACTCAGCCAATCTTACCATCGACAGGGCGGTCCAGACTAGACTACCAGACAGTCCTCCCAGCCAATCAGAGGCACTCACCAAAGATGCTCCGACAGCCCCCACTGCAGCAGCACTGCCTCCGGCTCTTCCCACTTCCTATGccccccctcttcctcctcccttaCCCGGTGCTATGACTCTTCCCCTTCCACCCCCTCCACTGCCGCCCACACCCTTGCCTGGTGCTATGGCTCCTCTCCCTCCaccccctccacccccaccctTACCTGGTGCTATGGCTCCTCCACCCTTACCTGGTGCTGGACCTCCACTCCCCCCCTCTCCTCCAGGTGACATCAGAGCTGAGACAGTTCAAAGTCTGGGCAGGTTATATAGCAGCTCCGCTCCTAATTCAAGCCACACCCCCTGCCCAACACTGCGGATGAAGAAGCTGAACTGGCAGAAACTTCCATCCAGACTGGTGTCAG GCCACGAGTCTCTGTGGACGTCAACATCTTTGGACTCCATGGAGCCAGATTACTGCAGCATCGAGCACCTCTTCAGTCTCCCTCCGACTGAGACCAAGACCAGAACCAAGTCAAAGACGGAGCCCAAAGAG GTGTCCTTCATCGACGCCAAGAAGAGCCTTAACCTCAACATCTTCCTCAAGCACTTCAAATG TTCCCACGAGGACTTTGTGGATCTCATCCGAAGAGGAGACCGATCAAAGTTTGATGTTGAGGCCCTGAAACAGTTCATCAAACTCCTCCCAGAGAAACATGAG GTAGGGAACCTGAAGTCTCATCTGGCAGAGCAGGACAAGTTGGCATCAGCAGATCAGTTTTACCTGCAGCTCATTGATCTGCCCAG ttaCTCTCTGAGGATTGAGTGTATGTTGCTGTGTGAGGAGAGCAGCTGTGTGTTGGAGACTATGAGGCTCagagctgagctgctggaccGCGCCTGCCAGA GTGTGAAGGAGAGCGCTCGGCTGCCAGTCTTCTGTAAACTAATCCTGAGTGTCGGAAACTTTCTCAACTAT GGAACTCACACGGGGAATGCTGAAGGCTTTAAGATCAGCACTCTGCTCAAACTGACCGAAACCAAAGCCAACAAGTCGAGAGTCACGCTGCTGCACCACATCCTGCAG GAGGCTGAAGAGAATCACCCCGACCTGCTCAACCTGCCCGATGACCTGGAGATCTGTGCAAAGGCTGCTGG GCTCAGCTTGGACTCTATTCAGTCTGAAACAAAGACTCTAAACAAACGGCTGAAAAACTCAGAGAGGAGCGTTTCCTCCTCATCTGACGACATGAAGGAGCAGTACCTGTCCACCATACAG GAGAGCCTGCAGGCTGTTGAGCAGCTGCAACTCCTGCTGTCATctgtggaggagcagaggaagcaCCTGTCCGCCTacctctgtgaggacagcagcagcttctccctCGAAGAGCTCTTCAGCACCATCAAGGCATTCAGAGACCTCTTCCTTCGAACCCTCAAG GAGAACGAAGGTCACAGGGAgcaggagaagaggaggaagaggttggAGGAAGGGAGGAAACTGAGAGAAGAAGCCCCCACCAGAAAGATCA ttAGGACAGACATGGCCAATTGGGACGAAGGATGCACCGTCGACAACCTGCTGGCCGAGATCAGGAAGGGCTGCAGGCTGAGGAAGACAAGCCCACGGGCAGAGCCGGACGGTGGGGTCGAAG ATGTCACCGGCCCAAGATAA
- the LOC143416141 gene encoding inverted formin-2-like isoform X5: MATSTKWGAVKDQLTRGPATVTDGKVEANLENADPELCIRLLQVPTVVNYSGLQRRLEVSNQSWMVQFLELQGLDLLLEALEALSGRGCAHIADALLQLTCVSCVRTIMNSSAGLHFILDNEGYIRMLAQALDTSNVMVKMQLFQLLAALAVFDPRGHHLVFDALDNYKSLKKQQYRFSVIMNELHATDNILYMVTLLSMVNVLVLQEEELRRRHRVRQEFIGLQLLNLLPRLRETQDKDLNIQCDVFEDSLSEDMEEMERLYGGIDMSSHQQVFTMLYTMVSSHPSSVQLLSILQALLLVGPDRAEVWCALELLMDRATLLAQDGRSRLDYQTVLPANQRHSPKMLRQPPLQQHCLRLFPLPMPPLFLLPYPVL, from the exons ATGGCAACCAGTACCAAATGGGGGGCGGTAAAGGACCAGTTGACCAGAGGCCCCGCCACAGTCACTGACGGCAAGGTGGAGGCCAATCTGGAGAACGCTGACCCCGAGCTCTGCATCCGACTGCTGCAG GTTCCCACAGTGGTGAACTACTCGGGTCTGCAGCGGCGGCTGGAGGTGAGTAATCAGTCATGGATGGTGCAGTTCCTTGAACTACAGGGTTTGGACCTCCTGCTGGAGGCGCTGGAGGCTCTGTCGGGCCGCGGCTGCGCCCACATCGCCgatgctctgctgcagctcACCTGCGTCAGCTGTGTCCGGACCATCATGAACTCGTCCGCAGGGCTGCATTTCATCCTGGACAACGAGGGCTACATCAGGATGCTGGCTCAAG CTCTCGACACGTCCAATGTCATGGTGAAGATGcagctgttccagctgctggctGCTCTTGCCGTCTTCGACCCTCGGGGACACCACCTCGTCTTCGATGCACTCGACAACTACAAG AGCCTGAAGAAGCAGCAGTATCGCTTCAGCGTGATCATGAATGAGCTTCACGCCACCGACAACATCCTCTACATGGTGACGCTGCTAAGTATGGTCAACGTCCTCGtgctgcaggaggaggagctgaggaGAAGGCACCGGGTGCGGCAGGAGTTCATCG GTCTGCAGCTGCTGAACCTGCTCCCCAGGCTCAG GGAGACGCAGGACAAGGACCTGAACATCCAGTGTGACGTGTTTGAAGACTCTCTGTCGGAGGACATGGAGGAGATGGAGAGGCTGTACGGAGGGATTGATATGAGCAGCCACCAGCAGGTCTTCACAATGCTCTACACCATG GTGTCCAGCCATCCATCCTCCGTGCAGCTGCTGTCCATCCTTCAGGCCTTGTTGCTGGTGGGTCCGGACAGAGCTGAGGTCTGGTGTGCTCTGGAGCTGCTGATGGATCGAGCCACCCTGCTGGCTCAGGATG GGCGGTCCAGACTAGACTACCAGACAGTCCTCCCAGCCAATCAGAGGCACTCACCAAAGATGCTCCGACAGCCCCCACTGCAGCAGCACTGCCTCCGGCTCTTCCCACTTCCTATGccccccctcttcctcctcccttaCCCGGTGCTATGA